Proteins encoded within one genomic window of Bemisia tabaci chromosome 2, PGI_BMITA_v3:
- the LOC109036176 gene encoding ceramide synthase 5, whose translation MNFTKESNGAFFSESFWLPQNVTWEDFNRFEDKDGLRMPKIQDVFVAWKLVPFVLLSKFVVEKFVAPKLGKWAGIKDELREKPKHVEILEKAHRANPWGRWSNQAISALTKQLDWTDEQIHEWFKARRKYATETTLEKFCESVWRAMFFICIMVYGIYCHWSKEWVWDLKRCYENFPQPVTEDLYWYFIISLANYSAWNISQFWDVQRKYYRILLFHHLLAVALLVGQWVAGVHRMGLLICTVHDVGDLLLEAIKCLKYLNLLRAKAWWLWIFSFVNGGLWIATRNIILPFYLIPGIYRHAPFGMLQSFPYSCFRGGACNISSFAFNSNHVLVIMLSCLGLLHVYWTCLIFRISYLALIVGKLEDDTREVSDDESDGPKMKLKSTKKE comes from the exons ATGAACTTCACCAAGGAATCGAATGGGGCATTTTTCAGCGAGTCATTTTGGCTGCCGCAGAATGTCACCTGGGAGGACTTCAATCGGTTTGAAGACAAAGATGGACTTcgaatgcctaaaattcaagaTGTTTTTGTTGCCTGGAAATTAGTCCCTTTCgtacttctttcaaaatttgtggTCGAAAA ATTTGTCGCTCCTAAGCTCGGGAAATGGGCTGGGATAAAGGACGAGCTTCGGGAAAAACCAAAGCATGTGGAAATCTTAGAAAAAGCGCACCGAGCCAATCCTTGGGGGAGGTGGAGCAACCAGGCCATCTCGGCGCTCACAAAGCAACTTGATTGGACGGATGAACAAATTCATGAATGGTTCAAAGCTAGGAGAAAATACGCCACGGAAACTACATTGGAGAAGTTTTGCGAAAGTGT TTGGCGTGCTATGTTCTTCATTTGCATCATGGTTTACGGTATTTACTGTCACTGGTCGAAGGAATGGGTTTGGGATCTAAAACGATGTTACGAAAATTTCCCTCAG CCGGTGACAGAGGACTTATACTGGTACTTTATCATCTCACTCGCCAATTACTCAGCCTGGAACATTTCCCAATTTTGGGACGTGCAGAGGAAGTATTACCGCATCCTGTTATTCCATCACCTGCTTGCGGTGGCACTCCTGGTGGGCCAGTGGGTTGCCGGGGTCCATAGAATGGGTCTTCTCATTTGCACAGTTCACGATGTTGGCGACTTGTTGCTAGAG gCAATCAAGTGCTTAAAATACCTAAATCTACTGAGGGCGAAAGCATGGTGGCTATGGATCTTTTCATTTGTTAATGGTGGTCTTTGGATCGCCACACGAAACATCATCCTCCCGTTTTACCTCATACCAGG TATTTACCGACATGCACCGTTCGGTATGCTTCAGTCGTTCCCGTATTCGTGTTTCAGGGGCGGAGCTTGTAACATCAG tTCGTTCGCATTCAACTCTAACCATGTCCTTGTGATAATGTTGTCATGTTTGGGGCTTCTTCACGTGTACTGGACCTGTCTTATCTTCAGAATTTCCTACTTGGCACTTATTGTCGGGAAA ctgGAGGATGACACACGCGAGGTATCGGATGATGAAAGTGACGGCCCAAAAATGAAACTGAAATCCACAAAAAAGGAATGA